A DNA window from Octopus bimaculoides isolate UCB-OBI-ISO-001 chromosome 12, ASM119413v2, whole genome shotgun sequence contains the following coding sequences:
- the LOC106876775 gene encoding 26S proteasome non-ATPase regulatory subunit 10 isoform X3: MFCLNQLKQRQWVSKGICKWCVIPMAFTVNFDRDGQMSQAISSNDLHTVQQLISSGMSVNSVVHNPDKQENTTILAGACYAGNLDIVDYLLKAGAYINHKDPCYGRTPLHWACIGRQEKVTLYLIKNKADVNCVDRDNVTPIITASMVGCQNIVTSLLKNGANPCAVDRLRASAIHYATFYGHSEVISTLIKSGCNSNNHVIFGQGTPLANLVHIKDQENCKLLLESGYNIDNEEWLSDFQRHQSMANSIASNSTIKTILTWLQTPRSLDSYCRIVIRKCMQGVYLQNRVSNLPVPLTIKNYLLFL; the protein is encoded by the coding sequence TAAATGGTGTGTAATTCCAATGGCATTCACTGTGAACTTTGACCGGGATGGTCAAATGTCTCAGGCAATATCCAGTAATGATCTACATACTGTACAGCAACTGATCAGCAGTGGAATGAGTGTCAATTCGGTTGTCCACAACCCTGACAAGCAAGAGAACACTACAATTCTAGCAGGAGCTTGTTATGCTGGTAACCTGGATATCGTTGATTATCTTCTGAAGGCCGGTGCTTATATCAACCACAAGGATCCCTGCTATGGCCGGACACCACTTCACTGGGCATGTATTGGTCGCCAGGAAAAAGTTACCTTATACCTGATAAAAAACAAAGCTGATGTGAATTGTGTTGACCGGGACAATGTTACACCAATTATAACTGCTTCAATGGTTGGCTGTCAGAATATTGTTACTAGTTTGCTCAAGAATGGAGCAAATCCTTGTGCAGTGGACAGGCTGCGAGCTTCAGCTATTCATTATGCAACCTTCTATGGACATTCAGAAGTTATTTCTACCCTCATAAAGAGTGGTTGTAATTCTAACAACCATGTTATTTTTGGTCAAGGAACACCGTTAGCTAATTTGGTACATATTAAAGACCAAGAAAACTGCAAACTTCTTCTGGAGAGTGGTTACAATATAGATAACGAGGAATGGCTCTCAGATTTTCAGAGACATCAATCTATGGCAAACAGTATTGCTTCAAATTCTACCATTAAAACCATTCTTACTTGGTTGCAAACACCACGATCTCTAGACTCTTATTGTCGGATTGTCATACGGAAATGTATGCAAGGGGTTTATTTACAGAATAGAGTAAGCAACTTACCAGTTCCATTAACCATAAAAAACTATCTGTTATTCCTTTAA
- the LOC106876775 gene encoding 26S proteasome non-ATPase regulatory subunit 10 isoform X2 has translation MSIHKKMENQLKQRQWVSKGICKWCVIPMAFTVNFDRDGQMSQAISSNDLHTVQQLISSGMSVNSVVHNPDKQENTTILAGACYAGNLDIVDYLLKAGAYINHKDPCYGRTPLHWACIGRQEKVTLYLIKNKADVNCVDRDNVTPIITASMVGCQNIVTSLLKNGANPCAVDRLRASAIHYATFYGHSEVISTLIKSGCNSNNHVIFGQGTPLANLVHIKDQENCKLLLESGYNIDNEEWLSDFQRHQSMANSIASNSTIKTILTWLQTPRSLDSYCRIVIRKCMQGVYLQNRVSNLPVPLTIKNYLLFL, from the coding sequence TAAATGGTGTGTAATTCCAATGGCATTCACTGTGAACTTTGACCGGGATGGTCAAATGTCTCAGGCAATATCCAGTAATGATCTACATACTGTACAGCAACTGATCAGCAGTGGAATGAGTGTCAATTCGGTTGTCCACAACCCTGACAAGCAAGAGAACACTACAATTCTAGCAGGAGCTTGTTATGCTGGTAACCTGGATATCGTTGATTATCTTCTGAAGGCCGGTGCTTATATCAACCACAAGGATCCCTGCTATGGCCGGACACCACTTCACTGGGCATGTATTGGTCGCCAGGAAAAAGTTACCTTATACCTGATAAAAAACAAAGCTGATGTGAATTGTGTTGACCGGGACAATGTTACACCAATTATAACTGCTTCAATGGTTGGCTGTCAGAATATTGTTACTAGTTTGCTCAAGAATGGAGCAAATCCTTGTGCAGTGGACAGGCTGCGAGCTTCAGCTATTCATTATGCAACCTTCTATGGACATTCAGAAGTTATTTCTACCCTCATAAAGAGTGGTTGTAATTCTAACAACCATGTTATTTTTGGTCAAGGAACACCGTTAGCTAATTTGGTACATATTAAAGACCAAGAAAACTGCAAACTTCTTCTGGAGAGTGGTTACAATATAGATAACGAGGAATGGCTCTCAGATTTTCAGAGACATCAATCTATGGCAAACAGTATTGCTTCAAATTCTACCATTAAAACCATTCTTACTTGGTTGCAAACACCACGATCTCTAGACTCTTATTGTCGGATTGTCATACGGAAATGTATGCAAGGGGTTTATTTACAGAATAGAGTAAGCAACTTACCAGTTCCATTAACCATAAAAAACTATCTGTTATTCCTTTAA
- the LOC106876775 gene encoding 26S proteasome non-ATPase regulatory subunit 10 isoform X5: MAFTVNFDRDGQMSQAISSNDLHTVQQLISSGMSVNSVVHNPDKQENTTILAGACYAGNLDIVDYLLKAGAYINHKDPCYGRTPLHWACIGRQEKVTLYLIKNKADVNCVDRDNVTPIITASMVGCQNIVTSLLKNGANPCAVDRLRASAIHYATFYGHSEVISTLIKSGCNSNNHVIFGQGTPLANLVHIKDQENCKLLLESGYNIDNEEWLSDFQRHQSMANSIASNSTIKTILTWLQTPRSLDSYCRIVIRKCMQGVYLQNRVSNLPVPLTIKNYLLFL, from the coding sequence ATGGCATTCACTGTGAACTTTGACCGGGATGGTCAAATGTCTCAGGCAATATCCAGTAATGATCTACATACTGTACAGCAACTGATCAGCAGTGGAATGAGTGTCAATTCGGTTGTCCACAACCCTGACAAGCAAGAGAACACTACAATTCTAGCAGGAGCTTGTTATGCTGGTAACCTGGATATCGTTGATTATCTTCTGAAGGCCGGTGCTTATATCAACCACAAGGATCCCTGCTATGGCCGGACACCACTTCACTGGGCATGTATTGGTCGCCAGGAAAAAGTTACCTTATACCTGATAAAAAACAAAGCTGATGTGAATTGTGTTGACCGGGACAATGTTACACCAATTATAACTGCTTCAATGGTTGGCTGTCAGAATATTGTTACTAGTTTGCTCAAGAATGGAGCAAATCCTTGTGCAGTGGACAGGCTGCGAGCTTCAGCTATTCATTATGCAACCTTCTATGGACATTCAGAAGTTATTTCTACCCTCATAAAGAGTGGTTGTAATTCTAACAACCATGTTATTTTTGGTCAAGGAACACCGTTAGCTAATTTGGTACATATTAAAGACCAAGAAAACTGCAAACTTCTTCTGGAGAGTGGTTACAATATAGATAACGAGGAATGGCTCTCAGATTTTCAGAGACATCAATCTATGGCAAACAGTATTGCTTCAAATTCTACCATTAAAACCATTCTTACTTGGTTGCAAACACCACGATCTCTAGACTCTTATTGTCGGATTGTCATACGGAAATGTATGCAAGGGGTTTATTTACAGAATAGAGTAAGCAACTTACCAGTTCCATTAACCATAAAAAACTATCTGTTATTCCTTTAA
- the LOC106876775 gene encoding serine/threonine-protein phosphatase 6 regulatory ankyrin repeat subunit C isoform X4, with protein MSTRKWCVIPMAFTVNFDRDGQMSQAISSNDLHTVQQLISSGMSVNSVVHNPDKQENTTILAGACYAGNLDIVDYLLKAGAYINHKDPCYGRTPLHWACIGRQEKVTLYLIKNKADVNCVDRDNVTPIITASMVGCQNIVTSLLKNGANPCAVDRLRASAIHYATFYGHSEVISTLIKSGCNSNNHVIFGQGTPLANLVHIKDQENCKLLLESGYNIDNEEWLSDFQRHQSMANSIASNSTIKTILTWLQTPRSLDSYCRIVIRKCMQGVYLQNRVSNLPVPLTIKNYLLFL; from the coding sequence TAAATGGTGTGTAATTCCAATGGCATTCACTGTGAACTTTGACCGGGATGGTCAAATGTCTCAGGCAATATCCAGTAATGATCTACATACTGTACAGCAACTGATCAGCAGTGGAATGAGTGTCAATTCGGTTGTCCACAACCCTGACAAGCAAGAGAACACTACAATTCTAGCAGGAGCTTGTTATGCTGGTAACCTGGATATCGTTGATTATCTTCTGAAGGCCGGTGCTTATATCAACCACAAGGATCCCTGCTATGGCCGGACACCACTTCACTGGGCATGTATTGGTCGCCAGGAAAAAGTTACCTTATACCTGATAAAAAACAAAGCTGATGTGAATTGTGTTGACCGGGACAATGTTACACCAATTATAACTGCTTCAATGGTTGGCTGTCAGAATATTGTTACTAGTTTGCTCAAGAATGGAGCAAATCCTTGTGCAGTGGACAGGCTGCGAGCTTCAGCTATTCATTATGCAACCTTCTATGGACATTCAGAAGTTATTTCTACCCTCATAAAGAGTGGTTGTAATTCTAACAACCATGTTATTTTTGGTCAAGGAACACCGTTAGCTAATTTGGTACATATTAAAGACCAAGAAAACTGCAAACTTCTTCTGGAGAGTGGTTACAATATAGATAACGAGGAATGGCTCTCAGATTTTCAGAGACATCAATCTATGGCAAACAGTATTGCTTCAAATTCTACCATTAAAACCATTCTTACTTGGTTGCAAACACCACGATCTCTAGACTCTTATTGTCGGATTGTCATACGGAAATGTATGCAAGGGGTTTATTTACAGAATAGAGTAAGCAACTTACCAGTTCCATTAACCATAAAAAACTATCTGTTATTCCTTTAA